A window of Thunnus thynnus chromosome 17, fThuThy2.1, whole genome shotgun sequence contains these coding sequences:
- the si:ch211-198m17.1 gene encoding uncharacterized protein si:ch211-198m17.1 isoform X3 gives MFLRCLPVVFLLAAVVKGMGTTDPQSSNSSSNHTTNDFTASTTETVTVFNSTATENSNVTISRSTTDSPSAPTSGDVTSTANLETNQPTNTSETTNTTTTPTTHTNNDTTSLTPTTHTNNGTTSLTPTTHTNNDTTSITPTTDTNNDTTSMTPTAHANETTSMTPTAHANETTSMTPTAHTNETTSMTPTAHTNETTSMTPTSHANETTSMTPTSHANETTSMTPTAHTNETTSMTPTTHANDTTSMTPTAHANDTTSTTPTTHANETTSITPTAHTNETTSIIPTAHTNETTSIIPTAHANETTSMTPTAHTNETISITPTTHTNETTSITPTAHANETTSITPTAHANETTSITPTAHANETTSMTPTAHANETTSMTPTAHANETTSITPTAHANETTSITPTAHTNETTSMTPTTHTNETTSMTPTTHTNETTSIIPTAHANETTSITPTAHTNETTSITPTAHANETTSITPTTHTNETTSMPPTTHTNNDTTSIIPTTHTNETTSITPTTHTNETTSMTPTTHTNNDTTSIIPTAHANETTSITPTTHTNETTSMTPTAHANETTSIIPTTHTNNETTSITPTAQTNNNTTSITLTTETTNGTSSITPTAQTNSSTTSITPTAQTSNGTTATSTVTPENSTLTTTALTNSTNTSPESPTSTTAPSTITTNTTSRTEMTTLPPGPPSSSPTSSSTSSSTPPHPPPGNSTVPPEGNTTTTLTPSTTTSGVETTTVTHSTKPVSGMTTTSHNTTNPTTTTMNTGTTITATSLKPTETTTNSTVAPLIPTQGPVIECPTIPCPPDSVCLNGTCQCLAGSFFQNGRCTPARVFPGRLHLTSLTFQNQMLNRSSSLFQQTAANISAALRDVFRNDVGYIRSDVVELQPGSVLATVNNVFENTASASQDSVDQSINQAIANSKNPGALLTDASFTVTNLCKQEPLPCDVFTTTCSSAKGRATCSCKAGYIAIVYSNTSCKACPSGQRAAGNTCEPCPFGYAGFNCNDSALLAVVVISCVLGGVLLILVLALLIYCCCRTCSKSKQEYGSSPYSSGEVNQPWPTGITPIPRASTNWDATPPIEMTEGGSTHTLVDKKHQTNGLTGSYDLNPDGMKTFKGKNPSRYSYLVQGHENPYFLPGDDKKN, from the exons GAATGGGAACGACAGACCCTCAAAGCTCAAATTCAAGCAGCAACCACACAACCAACGATTTTACAGCTTCCACCACAGAGACTGTCACAGTATTCAACAGCACCGCGACAGAGAACAGTAACGTCACCATCAGCAGAAGCACAACTGACTCCCCGTCAGCTCCAACCAGTGGTGATGTCACATCCACTGCAAACCTAGAGACAAACCAACCTACCAACACTAGTGAGACTACAAATACAACCACCACACCAACCACACACACCAACAATGACACAACTTCGCTGACACCAACCACACACACCAACAATGGCACAACTTCACTGACACCAACCACACACACCAACAATGACACAACTTCGATCACACCGACCACAGACACCAACAATGACACAACTTCGATGACACCAACCGCACACGCCAACGAGACAACTTCGATGACACCAACCGCACATGCCAACGAGACAACTTCGATGACACCAACCGCACACACCAACGAGACAACTTCGATGACACCAACCGCACACACCAACGAGACAACTTCGATGACACCAACCTCACATGCCAACGAGACAACTTCGATGACACCAACCTCACACGCCAACGAGACAACTTCGATGACACCAACCGCACACACCAACGAGACAACTTCGATGACACCAACAACACACGCCAACGACACAACTTCGATGACACCAACCGCACACGCCAACGACACAACTTCGACGACACCAACCACACACGCCAACGAGACAACTTCGATCACACCAACTGCACACACCAACGAGACAACTTCGATCATACCAACCGCACACACCAACGAGACAACTTCGATCATACCAACCGCACACGCCAACGAGACAACTTCGATGACACCAACCGCACACACCAACGAGACAATTTCAATCACACCAACCACACACACCAACGAGACAACTTCGATCACACCAACCGCACACGCCAACGAGACAACTTCGATCACACCAACCGCACACGCCAACGAGACAACTTCGATCACACCAACCGCACACGCCAACGAGACAACTTCGATGACACCAACCGCACACGCCAACGAGACAACTTCGATGACACCAACCGCACACGCCAACGAGACAACTTCGATCACACCAACCGCACACGCCAACGAGACAACTTCGATCACACCAACCGCACACACCAACGAGACAACTTCGATGACACCAACCACACACACCAACGAGACAACTTCGATGACACCAACCACACACACCAACGAGACAACTTCGATCATACCAACCGCACACGCCAACGAGACAACTTCGATCACACCAACCGCACACACCAACGAGACAACTTCGATCACACCAACCGCACACGCCAACGAGACAACTTCGATCACACCAACCACACACACCAACGAGACAACTTCGATGCCACCAACCACACACACCAACAATGACACAACTTCGATCATACCAACCACACACACCAACGAGACAACTTCGATCACACCAACCACACACACCAACGAGACAACTTCGATGACACCAACCACACACACCAACAATGACACAACATCGATCATACCAACTGCACACGCCAACGAGACAACTTCAATCACACCAACCACACACACCAACGAGACAACTTCGATGACACCAACTGCACACGCCAACGAGACAACTTCGATCATACCAACCACACACACCAACAACGAAACAACTTCAATCACACCGACTGCACAGACGAACAACAACACAACTTCGATCACACTAACCACAGAGACCACCAATGGCACATCTTCCATCACTCCGACTGCACAGACCAACAGCAGCACAACTTCGATCACTCCAACTGCACAGACCAGCAACGGCACAACAGCTACAAGTACAGTAACCCCAGAAAACTCTACATTAACTACAACCGCACTAACAAACTCTACTAACACCTCTCCTGAGTCTCCCACATCTACCACTGCACCCTCAACTATCACCACAAACACAACCAGTAGAACAGAAATGACCACACTCCCACCTGGACCCCCATCCTCTTCACCTacctccagctccacctccagctctACCCCTCCACATCCCCCCCCAGGCAATAGCACCGTACCCCCCGAAGGAAATACCACCACCACCCTAACTCCCTCAACAACAACCTCAGGAG TTGAAACCACAACTGTGACTCATTCCACTAAACCAGTTAGTGGCATGACCACAACCTCGCACAACACCACTAATCcgaccaccaccaccatgaaTACTGGTACCACCATCACTGCCACCAGCCTGAAACCAACAGAGACCACCACCAACTCCACTGTAGCCCCACTCATCCCTACCCAGGGTCCAGTTATAG AGTGTCCTACCATCCCATGCCCACCTGACAGCGTCTGTCTTAATGGTACCTGCCAGTGTCTCGCTGGTAGCTTCTTCCAGAATGGCCGTTGCACACCCG CCCGAGTGTTCCCAGGCCGGCTTCATCTCACCTCCTTGACATTTCAAAATCAAATGCTCAACAGGTCCTCAAGTCTATTCCAGCAGACGGCAGCTAATATCTCAGCAGCG cTCAGAGATGTCTTCAGAAATGATGTGGGGTACATAAGATCTGATGTTGTTGAACTTCA ACCAGGAAGTGTGCTAGCAACTGTAAATAACGTCTTTGAAAACACCGCCTCCGCCTCTCAAGACTCTGTTGATCAATCCATCAATCAGGCCATAGCAAACTCAAAAAATCCAGGCGCATTGTTGACTGATGCTTCATTCACAG TTACAAACCTGTGTAAGCAGGAGCCATTACCTTGTGATGTCTTCACTACAACATGCTCAAGTGCAAAGGGCCGGGCTACTTGTTCCTGTAAGGCAGGCTACATCGCCATCGTGTACTCAAATACCAGTTGCAAAG CTTGTCCAAGTGGGCAGAGGGCAGCGGGAAACACCTGCGAACC ATGTCCATTTGGATATGCTGGCTTCAACTGCAACGACT cgGCTCTGCTGGCAGTGGTGGTGATCTCCTGTGTACTAGGAGGAGTTCTTCTCATCCTTGTCTTGGCTTTGCTTATTTACTGCTGCTG TAGGACATGCTCAAAGAGCAAGCAAGAATACGGCAGCAGTCCTTACTCATCAGGTGAGGTAAATCAGCCCTGGCCCACTGGCATCACACCCATCCCTCGTGCCTCCACTAACTGGGATGCAACTCCTCCCATCGAGATGACAGAAGGGGGCAGCACTCATACCTTGGTGGACAAAAAGCATCAAACCAACGGATTG ACGGGATCATATGATCTCAACCCAGATGGAATGAAAACCTTCAAAGGTAAAAATCCATCCCGTTATTCATATCTGGTTCAAGGCCACGAGAACCCCTACTTCTTACCAggagatgacaaaaaaaactga